One genomic segment of Chitinophaga sancti includes these proteins:
- the msrB gene encoding peptide-methionine (R)-S-oxide reductase MsrB, which yields MRNALYLSMLLCTLFSCTGRAQQSKNKSDMHNPYYSRTDTTHLNVSNAEWKKILPADLYAVAREQATERAFTGKYWDADTKGTYYCAVCGNKLFRSDAKFASSCGWPSFFEADRPNSVIYKEDNSYGMQRIEVECARCNSHLGHIFDDGPAPTGKRFCMNSVSLDFDPDGH from the coding sequence ATGAGAAACGCATTATACCTGAGTATGCTCCTGTGTACGCTTTTCAGCTGTACCGGTCGCGCCCAGCAAAGTAAAAACAAATCAGATATGCATAACCCATACTACTCGCGCACAGACACTACCCATTTGAATGTCAGCAATGCGGAATGGAAGAAGATCCTGCCTGCGGACTTATATGCCGTAGCCAGAGAACAAGCTACAGAAAGGGCTTTCACCGGTAAATACTGGGATGCAGATACCAAAGGAACTTACTACTGCGCAGTTTGCGGGAATAAACTCTTCCGCTCCGACGCTAAGTTCGCCAGCAGCTGCGGTTGGCCGAGTTTCTTTGAAGCAGACCGCCCTAACAGCGTGATCTATAAAGAAGATAACTCCTACGGTATGCAACGTATAGAGGTGGAATGTGCAAGATGTAACTCACATTTAGGCCACATCTTTGACGACGGACCTGCACCTACAGGAAAGCGATTCTGTATGAACTCAGTTTCCCTGGATTTTGACCCGGATGGTCACTGA
- a CDS encoding tartrate-resistant acid phosphatase type 5 family protein, protein MKRRTFFKQTAFSVLSTSVLSSLSTYANIEVPAASYPLQFLAIGDWGRNGADHQLHVARQMGKWATEHPNQFIISTGDNFYPSGVISEHDPLFHYSFENVYTDFSLQWDWYPILGNHDYKSDPDAQVRYTNISRRWKMPARYYSKEFAVGKDGKVLMLFIDTNPLLPEFYDNPEYGPHVKGQHPEKQLEWINQTLAAADKDVRWKIVVGHHPMYTAGPRTTNYDTLGIRKTLEEVLEKHKVNIYLSGHDHSLQHLKSSGVTHHFISGAGSEVTPVRDGLPYSRFQAADYGFMYFSVAIDKLNVKVINHEGKLLYETLIFPVA, encoded by the coding sequence ATGAAAAGAAGAACCTTTTTTAAACAAACAGCTTTTAGTGTATTAAGTACTTCGGTGCTTTCGTCTTTAAGTACCTACGCAAACATAGAAGTTCCGGCAGCATCTTACCCTTTACAATTCCTCGCCATTGGCGACTGGGGCCGCAATGGCGCCGATCATCAGTTACACGTAGCCCGTCAGATGGGCAAGTGGGCTACCGAACACCCCAATCAATTTATTATCTCCACCGGCGATAACTTTTATCCCTCTGGTGTAATTAGTGAGCACGATCCCTTGTTTCACTATTCCTTTGAAAACGTCTATACAGATTTCTCCCTTCAGTGGGATTGGTATCCTATCCTGGGCAATCATGATTATAAATCTGATCCTGATGCCCAGGTACGATATACCAACATCAGCCGCCGGTGGAAGATGCCGGCACGTTATTATTCCAAAGAGTTTGCTGTAGGCAAGGATGGTAAGGTATTAATGCTCTTTATTGATACGAATCCTCTGTTGCCCGAATTTTATGATAACCCTGAATATGGCCCGCATGTAAAAGGACAACATCCCGAAAAACAACTGGAATGGATCAACCAGACCCTGGCTGCTGCTGACAAAGATGTACGCTGGAAGATCGTGGTAGGTCATCATCCTATGTATACTGCAGGACCACGGACTACAAATTATGATACATTGGGAATTCGTAAGACATTGGAAGAGGTTTTAGAAAAGCATAAAGTGAACATATACCTCTCCGGTCACGATCACTCCCTCCAGCACCTGAAGAGTAGCGGTGTCACCCATCATTTCATTTCCGGAGCCGGTTCTGAAGTCACTCCTGTCAGGGATGGATTGCCTTACAGCCGCTTTCAGGCGGCAGATTATGGGTTTATGTACTTCTCCGTCGCAATAGATAAACTGAATGTAAAGGTGATCAATCACGAAGGGAAGCTCCTCTATGAGACCTTAATTTTCCCGGTTGCGTAA
- a CDS encoding RagB/SusD family nutrient uptake outer membrane protein, whose protein sequence is MKALLYIAISATLMMAAAGCTNLDVPVESQLTTIPNTQEGYVAATGSVYQKMSSQSFAVDFWRVIELSTDEAMIPNRNGSYYDNGSYIKLHKHTWTSSDLDAPWNWGYSGISECNRVLNLLSKADSSALRTQFTAEIRTMRALFYFYMMDLYGNVPITTYGSTESPTQSTRAEVFDYIESELLAAVPGLGAPATVTLEYYGRPTLWMAYALLQKLYLNAEYYTGTARYDDAVTYGNKIMSESGLSLEKSYMDLFSPDNTANNETIFVAVFDANKAQGNYFTRYTLHGTLKAKYGLNFSPSNAMCTSPEFFDLFSLTGDARDTTWLSGLQYDFAGNAVKNGSYQLNLTREITLTDAATMNVGAEVNGVSCGARSIKFYPDPNAVSRYQNNDIPVLRLADVYLMQAEALLRGGGSTTTAVELFNKVRARVSAPTVTSITLQDILDERGRELAWEGWRRNDLIRYGKWEDAWGFKIGGEGTFRRLFPIPATEMVLNANLVQNTGY, encoded by the coding sequence ATGAAAGCATTATTATATATCGCTATTTCCGCTACGCTGATGATGGCTGCAGCAGGATGTACCAACCTGGATGTGCCTGTTGAATCACAACTGACCACTATTCCAAATACACAGGAAGGCTATGTGGCGGCGACTGGTTCTGTATACCAAAAGATGTCAAGTCAGTCTTTTGCGGTTGACTTCTGGAGAGTGATTGAATTGTCTACCGATGAGGCGATGATTCCAAACAGGAATGGTAGCTATTATGACAATGGCAGTTACATCAAGTTGCACAAACATACCTGGACGTCTTCTGACCTGGATGCCCCATGGAACTGGGGATACAGTGGTATCTCTGAATGTAACCGGGTATTGAACCTGTTGTCAAAAGCAGATTCCAGTGCACTGCGTACACAGTTTACGGCAGAGATCCGTACGATGCGTGCTTTGTTTTACTTCTATATGATGGACTTGTATGGCAATGTACCGATCACCACTTATGGTAGTACAGAGAGCCCTACCCAGTCTACCCGTGCAGAAGTGTTTGACTATATCGAAAGTGAATTGCTGGCGGCAGTGCCGGGATTGGGTGCGCCTGCTACTGTGACACTGGAATATTACGGACGACCTACTTTGTGGATGGCGTATGCATTGTTGCAGAAGCTGTACCTGAATGCGGAATATTATACAGGTACGGCAAGGTACGATGATGCGGTTACTTATGGGAATAAGATCATGAGTGAATCAGGATTGTCATTGGAAAAGAGTTATATGGACCTGTTTAGCCCGGATAATACAGCTAACAATGAAACTATCTTTGTAGCGGTATTTGACGCCAATAAAGCACAGGGTAACTATTTTACCCGTTATACACTGCATGGTACATTGAAGGCGAAATACGGGCTTAATTTCAGTCCTAGTAATGCCATGTGTACTTCACCTGAGTTCTTTGACCTGTTTAGTTTAACAGGTGATGCAAGAGATACGACCTGGTTATCGGGTTTACAATATGATTTTGCAGGCAATGCAGTGAAGAATGGTAGTTATCAGCTGAACCTGACCCGTGAAATTACATTGACAGATGCGGCGACTATGAATGTGGGTGCGGAGGTGAATGGTGTTTCCTGTGGTGCAAGGTCTATCAAGTTTTATCCTGATCCGAATGCAGTGAGCCGTTATCAGAACAATGACATTCCTGTACTGCGGCTGGCGGATGTGTACCTGATGCAGGCGGAAGCGCTGTTGCGCGGTGGTGGTAGTACCACTACAGCCGTGGAGTTGTTTAATAAAGTGCGTGCAAGGGTGAGTGCACCTACGGTGACTTCGATCACCCTGCAGGATATTTTGGATGAGAGAGGTCGTGAGCTGGCATGGGAAGGTTGGAGAAGGAATGACCTGATCCGTTATGGTAAGTGGGAAGATGCGTGGGGCTTTAAGATCGGTGGTGAGGGTACTTTTAGAAGATTGTTCCCCATTCCTGCTACAGAGATGGTGTTGAATGCAAATTTAGTGCAGAACACAGGGTATTGA
- a CDS encoding SusC/RagA family TonB-linked outer membrane protein → MTFRGKRPFPRHAVLLLFAVLLHLKVFAQTGDIKGLIRTEKGEPLPGATVILTRNASSFSKVTRTDSIGLFRFSKVPADTGYVIKASYIGYTTHVSERYSVKANDQLSLAFKMQENNGQLSDVVVIGYGSRSRSEMVGAVTTVKKEDFNVGVYSDPVQMLQGKVAGLNISRSGNPNENAAVILRGPSSFRSGTDAYEPFYVIDGVPGASIYSVAPGDIESMEVLKDAVSTSIYGSRAANGVIIITTRKVRSGQSHLSYSTYGAVERISNTIKMASASQLRSYLAANNVTIDAINDDGVSNTDWQKEVTRTGFSHNHNLAFSGSNQQSSYGVSVNYLNNEGIIKGSAMDRLVIRTNVQHRAFKDRLKLDMNVTNSITNGKQIPSQVLSNMLTYMPTVPVKNADGSYYEDRTRTTGTSGYYNPVALINDNTIHSKSNILLINGIATVNILKGLDFTTSVSYQKQRNDTDLYYNSSSMLAQDYTGYAQRTNVSNTKKVLESFATYERRFGKHGIKLLGGYSWQEDRNGDGYQVSGYNFVSDDLKWNNLGQGNGTTVNYGDIYVSTLRLISFYGRAFYDYDGRFLFQGSLRRDGSSAFGTNNRWGYFPSASVGWNIHNERFMKDVNFVNVLKVRAGYGVVGNSTGFNAYTSRLIYGSGSSYFYYNGEWINSLTPIQNDNPDLKWERTATMNVGVDFVLFGNKLSGSVDVYDKRTTDLIGDYTVSTTQYPYSTMTANVGAMSNKGIELALSTTPVKTGKFSWTSSVTLAHNVNKITSISNDLFSASQFYTAAFSARGQSGISGYQIIKEGKPLGSFYTLQYAGKDADGRSTFVAADGTVSTDSTAFTNFRVTGSAQPKLIYGWNNTFRYGQFDLNIFVRGVYGNQILNATRADMNAPIYANTTNVPVSTLSESIKDDKDHFISSRYVESGSYLRLDNATLGYSFATKKNYQLRVYASGNNLFIITKYKGIDPEINVSGQTPGIDNRSYYPKTRTFLLGLNVTF, encoded by the coding sequence ATGACATTTAGAGGAAAAAGACCGTTTCCGCGACACGCGGTGCTGCTCTTATTTGCCGTATTGCTGCATTTAAAAGTTTTTGCCCAAACGGGAGATATCAAAGGTTTGATCAGAACGGAAAAGGGAGAACCCCTGCCCGGTGCTACTGTCATCCTGACCCGTAATGCTTCTTCATTTTCTAAGGTAACACGCACAGATTCTATCGGATTATTCCGCTTTTCAAAAGTACCTGCCGATACGGGGTATGTAATCAAAGCAAGTTACATTGGTTATACCACACACGTAAGCGAGCGCTATAGCGTAAAAGCCAATGATCAGTTATCCCTTGCATTTAAAATGCAGGAAAACAATGGTCAGCTCAGCGACGTTGTCGTAATTGGGTACGGTAGCCGAAGCCGTAGTGAAATGGTAGGGGCTGTAACCACTGTGAAGAAAGAAGATTTCAATGTAGGTGTATATAGCGATCCGGTACAGATGCTGCAAGGTAAGGTAGCGGGTCTGAATATTTCAAGAAGTGGTAACCCGAATGAAAATGCAGCTGTGATACTCCGTGGTCCTTCTTCTTTCAGATCTGGCACGGATGCCTACGAACCTTTTTATGTGATCGATGGTGTACCGGGTGCATCTATCTATAGTGTAGCACCTGGTGATATTGAAAGTATGGAAGTGCTGAAAGACGCAGTGTCTACTTCTATCTATGGTTCCCGTGCGGCAAATGGTGTGATCATCATTACTACCCGCAAGGTGCGTTCCGGACAATCACACCTCTCCTATAGTACGTATGGTGCGGTAGAGAGAATTTCGAATACCATTAAAATGGCTTCTGCTTCCCAGCTGCGTTCTTACCTGGCTGCGAATAATGTGACCATTGATGCAATCAACGATGATGGCGTAAGTAATACTGACTGGCAGAAGGAGGTAACCCGTACCGGTTTTTCTCACAACCATAACCTGGCTTTCAGTGGTAGCAATCAACAATCTTCTTATGGTGTGAGTGTGAACTACCTGAACAATGAAGGTATCATCAAAGGATCTGCTATGGATCGACTGGTGATCCGTACCAATGTACAGCATCGTGCTTTTAAGGATCGGCTGAAGCTGGATATGAATGTGACCAACAGTATCACTAATGGTAAGCAGATCCCTTCTCAGGTGCTGAGCAACATGCTTACTTATATGCCTACTGTACCTGTGAAGAATGCAGATGGTAGCTATTATGAAGACAGAACACGTACTACCGGTACCAGTGGTTATTATAACCCGGTAGCGCTGATCAATGATAATACCATTCACAGCAAGTCAAACATCCTGTTGATAAATGGTATTGCAACTGTGAATATCCTGAAGGGACTGGATTTTACCACCTCTGTTTCTTACCAGAAACAGCGCAATGATACAGATCTGTATTATAACAGTTCTTCTATGCTGGCACAGGATTATACAGGGTATGCACAGCGTACGAATGTGTCCAATACCAAGAAAGTACTGGAATCATTCGCTACTTATGAAAGAAGATTCGGTAAGCACGGCATTAAATTGCTGGGTGGTTATAGCTGGCAGGAAGATCGCAATGGCGATGGCTACCAGGTGAGTGGTTATAACTTTGTATCTGACGATCTGAAGTGGAATAACCTGGGGCAGGGTAACGGTACGACTGTCAACTATGGGGATATCTATGTGTCTACCCTGCGACTGATCTCTTTTTATGGCAGGGCCTTTTATGATTATGATGGTCGCTTCCTGTTCCAGGGATCTCTGCGTCGTGATGGTTCTTCTGCATTTGGTACGAATAATCGCTGGGGCTATTTCCCTTCTGCATCCGTGGGTTGGAATATCCACAATGAACGTTTTATGAAAGATGTGAATTTTGTGAATGTATTGAAGGTACGTGCTGGTTATGGTGTGGTGGGGAATTCTACCGGCTTCAATGCTTACACTTCCCGTTTGATCTATGGTAGCGGTTCTTCTTACTTCTATTATAATGGCGAATGGATCAATTCCCTGACACCTATACAAAATGATAATCCTGATCTGAAATGGGAGCGTACCGCTACGATGAACGTAGGTGTGGATTTCGTATTGTTCGGCAATAAACTGAGTGGTAGTGTGGATGTGTATGACAAGCGTACGACTGATCTGATTGGCGATTACACGGTATCTACTACACAATATCCTTATAGCACAATGACCGCGAATGTGGGTGCCATGAGCAATAAGGGTATTGAACTGGCACTGAGCACGACACCTGTAAAGACAGGTAAGTTCAGCTGGACATCATCCGTCACCCTCGCACACAATGTGAATAAAATCACTTCTATCTCCAACGACCTGTTTAGTGCATCGCAGTTTTACACAGCTGCATTCAGTGCACGTGGACAATCAGGTATCAGTGGTTACCAGATCATTAAAGAAGGAAAGCCATTGGGTTCTTTCTATACCCTGCAATATGCGGGTAAAGATGCAGATGGTAGGTCTACTTTCGTAGCCGCTGATGGTACGGTGTCTACAGATAGTACTGCATTTACGAATTTCCGTGTCACCGGTTCTGCACAACCTAAGTTAATCTATGGCTGGAACAATACTTTCCGTTATGGCCAGTTCGACCTCAACATCTTTGTACGCGGGGTGTATGGCAACCAGATTCTGAATGCTACCCGTGCTGATATGAATGCACCTATTTATGCCAATACCACCAATGTACCCGTAAGTACATTATCAGAATCTATCAAGGACGATAAGGATCATTTCATTTCCAGCCGTTATGTAGAGAGTGGTTCTTACCTGCGACTGGACAATGCTACACTGGGGTATTCATTTGCTACAAAAAAGAACTATCAGTTGCGTGTGTATGCTTCGGGCAATAACCTGTTCATCATTACAAAATACAAAGGGATAGATCCTGAAATCAACGTGTCTGGCCAGACACCGGGCATTGACAACCGTAGTTACTATCCTAAAACCCGTACGTTCCTGCTGGGATTGAATGTTACATTTTAA
- a CDS encoding FecR family protein, with protein MKITSEQVARFITNNCSPEEAEMLAAWFAEHPDDLISTPEWEEFVIQQRIPEETDAAMWQYIAQHTKRTPKVYYFRRIAAAAAMIGIIGGSVLLWKPQHQRHLQATLVDTTTVRYTLISNDKKHDQTYQLEDGTTVVLSSGSKLKHVLHFDRQQRYLQLEGKAFFDVAKDKDRPFTVEAGGLTTTALGTSFRITALKGEVHVQLITGKVVVKKASTTFKPVYLNPGQQLVFNTQQEKAVVSDNKLPSLKTAPATVAANETKGQVFHQEPLKNVFLTLQSYYHTSITFDEQQLKNMKFSGTYADTDSVADLLSVITLVNGLKLEKTATGYNITR; from the coding sequence ATGAAGATCACCAGCGAACAGGTTGCACGTTTTATTACCAACAATTGTAGTCCGGAAGAAGCGGAAATGCTCGCTGCGTGGTTTGCTGAACACCCGGATGACCTGATCAGTACACCAGAATGGGAGGAATTCGTTATACAGCAACGCATACCTGAAGAAACAGATGCGGCTATGTGGCAATACATTGCCCAACACACAAAGCGTACACCGAAGGTTTATTACTTCCGCAGAATAGCTGCTGCAGCTGCTATGATTGGAATAATAGGCGGAAGTGTACTCTTGTGGAAACCACAGCATCAACGGCACTTACAGGCCACGCTGGTAGACACAACTACCGTGAGGTATACCCTGATCAGTAACGACAAAAAGCATGACCAGACTTACCAGCTGGAAGATGGTACTACAGTCGTACTCTCTTCAGGTAGTAAATTGAAACATGTTTTGCACTTCGATCGTCAGCAACGTTATCTTCAATTAGAAGGTAAAGCCTTCTTTGATGTAGCGAAAGACAAAGACAGACCATTTACTGTAGAAGCGGGCGGATTGACCACGACTGCATTGGGAACATCCTTCCGTATCACTGCTTTAAAAGGCGAAGTACACGTACAACTGATCACTGGTAAGGTAGTGGTGAAAAAGGCCAGCACCACTTTCAAACCAGTATACCTGAATCCCGGCCAACAACTGGTATTTAACACGCAGCAGGAGAAAGCTGTTGTATCTGACAACAAACTTCCTTCGCTGAAAACCGCACCTGCAACGGTTGCCGCTAATGAGACTAAAGGACAGGTGTTTCACCAGGAACCACTGAAAAATGTGTTCCTTACTTTACAAAGTTATTATCATACCAGTATCACCTTCGACGAGCAACAGTTGAAGAATATGAAGTTCTCCGGTACTTATGCCGATACTGACAGTGTAGCAGATCTGCTCTCTGTCATTACACTGGTGAATGGATTAAAACTCGAAAAAACAGCTACAGGGTACAACATCACCCGATAA
- a CDS encoding sigma-70 family RNA polymerase sigma factor, translating into MCQRYTVADIKEGNQKAFSSVYEEYKDKLYFLLLGRTKSAYLAQEVVQKTFVKVWTHRDTLNPVINIDVQIFRIARSLMIDELRKLAVEKKRMGVVATTESDDSVNNQYQARETRIAIEKILSAMPEQGQLVFRLSREEGKTYNEIAQQLSISPKTVEYHISRILSVLRKALLLFLLMLTNY; encoded by the coding sequence ATGTGCCAACGTTATACCGTAGCAGACATTAAGGAGGGTAATCAAAAAGCCTTCTCGTCTGTTTATGAAGAGTATAAGGATAAGCTGTATTTCCTCCTGCTGGGCAGGACAAAATCAGCGTACCTGGCACAGGAAGTCGTACAGAAGACCTTTGTAAAGGTCTGGACCCACCGCGATACCCTCAATCCTGTTATTAATATAGATGTACAAATTTTCCGCATTGCCCGCTCTCTCATGATCGATGAGTTGCGTAAACTAGCTGTAGAGAAAAAACGCATGGGCGTAGTAGCAACTACTGAATCAGACGATAGCGTCAATAACCAGTATCAGGCACGCGAAACCCGCATTGCCATTGAAAAAATCCTCAGTGCCATGCCGGAACAGGGCCAACTGGTGTTCCGACTGAGCAGAGAAGAAGGAAAGACCTATAATGAAATAGCACAACAACTGTCTATTTCCCCAAAAACGGTTGAATACCATATCTCCAGGATACTGAGTGTGCTGCGCAAAGCCCTCCTCCTCTTCCTCCTAATGTTAACAAATTATTAA
- a CDS encoding MBG domain-containing protein: MNRLLIALCFICLNGYGQKKYGDPDFALNIPDTVLATSSDTSVARVFLEDHKWMVQIMKAGVVDITTDSTVEKITIDKAPLTITAQSFTKCYGMPDPTFTVTYKGWVYDESDSVLSSHPTVRADATNVLIPSGASADNYDITYVNGMLTVNKLPVASISADKGTVICGLKTLPLSAAGKYAYTWMRNDSIVGKGSSLEVSAPGDYKAIAVDVNGCSNTSNVIAMTQVLAPVVDFTFASGCTGTSVYFTNKTKATGAVDYSWHSGDGQSSENTSAGFTYAKVGTYTVVLTATPPSCPSLGGTSIHDVTITAPMAAKSLPTVKAEPGKPVQLNARKMEGVAYEWSPDNGLTDTKVSDPKVTLKAPETYFIKMIQKNGCVTTDTLRVSVANPKAFMVQEEFSPNGDKQNDLLQVYARTIKTITSFDILDSMGNQVYQKPKKGEVAWDGTNMMGKKVPEGIYIWMAVGNDYYGKVVREQGTVKLTR; the protein is encoded by the coding sequence ATGAATCGATTACTTATTGCATTGTGTTTCATTTGTTTAAATGGTTATGGCCAGAAAAAATACGGGGATCCGGATTTTGCGCTGAATATTCCTGATACCGTACTGGCGACATCTTCGGATACCAGTGTGGCAAGGGTGTTCCTGGAAGATCACAAATGGATGGTGCAGATTATGAAAGCAGGGGTGGTGGATATTACTACCGACAGCACGGTTGAAAAAATCACGATTGATAAGGCGCCATTGACCATTACGGCACAAAGTTTTACAAAATGTTATGGTATGCCAGATCCTACCTTTACTGTAACCTATAAAGGATGGGTGTATGATGAGTCAGATAGTGTATTGAGTAGTCATCCTACTGTGAGGGCAGATGCCACGAATGTATTGATACCCTCAGGAGCGAGTGCAGACAACTATGATATTACTTACGTGAATGGAATGCTGACGGTGAATAAATTACCCGTAGCGTCAATATCCGCTGATAAGGGAACGGTTATTTGTGGCCTGAAGACATTGCCTTTAAGCGCAGCCGGCAAGTATGCATATACATGGATGAGAAATGACTCTATTGTTGGTAAAGGCAGCTCTTTGGAGGTGTCGGCTCCCGGTGATTATAAGGCAATTGCCGTGGATGTAAACGGATGTTCCAATACTTCGAATGTGATTGCTATGACACAGGTTTTAGCACCTGTTGTCGATTTTACTTTTGCCAGTGGCTGTACGGGTACTTCTGTTTATTTTACTAACAAAACAAAGGCCACAGGCGCGGTAGATTATAGCTGGCATAGTGGCGACGGGCAGAGTAGTGAGAATACCAGTGCGGGCTTTACCTATGCAAAGGTAGGTACGTACACCGTTGTTTTGACGGCTACGCCACCCAGCTGTCCATCTTTGGGTGGCACCAGTATTCATGATGTAACAATTACAGCACCCATGGCAGCAAAGTCATTGCCAACGGTGAAAGCGGAACCGGGTAAGCCCGTGCAGCTGAATGCAAGAAAGATGGAAGGTGTGGCATATGAATGGTCGCCTGATAATGGATTGACGGATACCAAAGTGAGTGATCCGAAAGTAACTTTGAAAGCACCGGAGACTTATTTTATTAAGATGATACAGAAGAATGGATGTGTAACTACCGATACATTGAGGGTGAGTGTGGCCAATCCCAAAGCGTTTATGGTACAGGAAGAGTTTTCACCAAATGGAGATAAACAGAATGACCTGTTGCAGGTGTATGCAAGAACCATCAAGACGATCACTTCTTTTGATATCTTAGATAGTATGGGCAACCAGGTGTATCAGAAACCTAAGAAAGGTGAAGTAGCCTGGGACGGGACGAATATGATGGGAAAGAAAGTGCCGGAAGGGATTTATATCTGGATGGCAGTGGGAAATGATTATTATGGAAAGGTGGTAAGAGAACAGGGAACTGTAAAACTGACAAGATAA
- a CDS encoding response regulator transcription factor, which produces MMPIRLAIVDDHKLFRQGIINLLKTYPHFDMIIEAESCQQLLEALVIQQPDIILMDIEMPDIDGMEGCKQILALYPQMKIIALSMHTADNFIFHMMKLGARSYLHKDIDQDSLREAIEEVHAKGFYFNEKIAEAMLRGVQSRSLQKPYLNGNTLTPREKEILTFICKGMTNSEIAAKLFISIRTVEGHRQHLLDKTGTTNSVSLAVFAIKSGLLSADEVGGHF; this is translated from the coding sequence ATGATGCCTATCCGACTTGCTATTGTGGATGATCATAAACTCTTTCGCCAGGGAATTATTAACCTGCTGAAGACCTATCCTCATTTTGATATGATCATCGAAGCTGAGAGTTGTCAGCAACTGCTGGAAGCGCTGGTTATACAACAACCCGATATTATCCTGATGGATATTGAAATGCCGGATATTGATGGCATGGAAGGATGTAAGCAGATCCTGGCGCTGTATCCGCAGATGAAAATTATCGCGCTGTCCATGCATACCGCCGATAATTTCATATTTCATATGATGAAATTAGGTGCGCGCAGTTACCTGCATAAAGACATCGATCAGGATAGTCTGCGGGAAGCCATCGAAGAAGTGCATGCAAAGGGATTCTATTTTAATGAAAAGATTGCGGAAGCCATGTTACGAGGGGTTCAATCCCGCTCTCTTCAAAAGCCTTATTTAAATGGAAATACCCTCACGCCAAGAGAAAAGGAAATTTTAACATTTATTTGCAAGGGAATGACGAATAGCGAAATCGCCGCAAAATTATTTATCAGTATCCGTACGGTAGAGGGGCACAGACAACACTTACTGGATAAAACAGGTACGACTAACTCTGTGAGTTTGGCCGTGTTCGCCATCAAGTCGGGGTTATTGAGTGCTGATGAAGTGGGTGGGCATTTTTGA
- a CDS encoding sensor histidine kinase, with protein sequence MKYMLFGGIMVILFLAISVIIFFIVYQKRLLAQQIRLQSVQQEYQRELLSSSIAAQEKERVRIGHDLHDEIGSSLSTAKLLVNQLHHTDPDKAQIVTSVKEILSHTIQNLKNISLNLYPSVLTKFGLVEALQYLVSVLSQASPLNFSLAADEIKGLELPQELALYRIVQELVNNAIKHSGASEVNILLTQTEKCIALSVRDNGCGFDTQESGKGGIGLKSIEARKEMLKADMEIQSVPGKGTCIIIRLPIVKAMQSL encoded by the coding sequence ATGAAGTACATGTTATTTGGCGGCATTATGGTGATCCTGTTTCTGGCCATTTCGGTGATTATATTTTTCATTGTTTACCAGAAACGGTTACTGGCACAGCAAATCAGACTGCAATCAGTGCAGCAGGAATACCAGCGTGAATTATTATCTTCCAGTATTGCCGCACAGGAAAAGGAAAGAGTACGCATCGGGCATGACCTGCATGATGAAATAGGTTCTTCACTGTCTACTGCCAAATTGCTCGTCAACCAGTTACACCATACCGACCCGGATAAAGCGCAGATCGTGACCAGTGTCAAAGAGATATTGAGCCATACGATACAAAATCTAAAAAATATATCACTCAATCTATATCCTTCTGTATTGACGAAGTTCGGTTTGGTAGAAGCGTTGCAATATCTGGTGTCTGTATTGTCACAGGCTTCCCCGCTGAATTTTTCTTTAGCTGCAGATGAGATCAAAGGCCTTGAACTACCGCAGGAACTGGCGCTTTACCGTATTGTACAGGAACTGGTAAACAATGCGATCAAACATTCCGGCGCCAGTGAGGTGAATATTCTATTGACACAAACAGAAAAATGTATAGCGCTAAGTGTGCGTGACAATGGCTGCGGGTTTGATACGCAGGAATCAGGAAAAGGAGGTATCGGTCTTAAAAGTATAGAGGCGCGCAAAGAGATGCTGAAAGCCGATATGGAAATACAATCAGTACCGGGAAAAGGTACCTGCATCATTATCAGATTACCAATTGTGAAAGCAATGCAATCATTATAA